In Nostoc sp. GT001, a genomic segment contains:
- a CDS encoding amidase — protein sequence MNEVDLAFTPALELAQLIRRREISPLELVEIYLERIGQLNPQLGSYFTVTAELAIADAKAKTELLTTTSELPPFFGVPISIKDLNAVAGVTCTYGNPALLNNIPNYDDGVVTRIKQAGFTILGKTATSELGSFPYSEPAGFPPARNPWNLEYTPGGSSGGAAAAVAAGLCAIAQGSDGGGSIRGPAACCGLVGIKPSRGRVSKAPVGERLAGIAVNGPIARTVADAAALLDAISGYMTGDPYWLPDPEPSFLAATGTKLGALRIAFDTSISPLGEADANCQQGVRQTIQLLEQLGHHVEQKSPDFSGLVEPFQIVWQAGVAASGLPVEALQPLNRWLFARTGSVGEYLQAVSQMQIVARQIVAFFDTVDVLVLPVYLHSPIRVGEWASLSPEETFQNIIEWVAPCPPANATGQPAIAILVGFDSKGLPISVQLIGKPAAEATIISLAAQLEAANPWIHHRPAFAISG from the coding sequence ATGAATGAAGTTGATTTAGCATTTACCCCAGCACTAGAGTTGGCGCAATTAATTCGTCGCCGGGAAATATCACCGCTAGAGTTGGTAGAAATATATTTAGAACGGATTGGGCAATTAAATCCTCAATTAGGAAGTTATTTTACGGTAACGGCAGAATTAGCGATCGCAGATGCCAAAGCCAAAACAGAATTATTAACAACTACCTCAGAACTACCGCCATTTTTTGGCGTGCCAATTTCTATTAAAGACCTCAATGCTGTAGCGGGTGTTACGTGTACTTATGGAAATCCGGCATTACTGAACAATATCCCTAATTATGATGATGGTGTTGTAACGAGAATTAAGCAAGCTGGATTTACTATTCTTGGTAAAACAGCCACTTCCGAGTTAGGTTCTTTTCCTTACAGTGAACCTGCGGGTTTTCCCCCAGCCAGAAATCCGTGGAATTTAGAATACACCCCTGGCGGTTCCAGTGGTGGCGCGGCGGCGGCGGTAGCGGCGGGATTGTGTGCGATCGCTCAAGGTTCTGATGGTGGTGGTTCGATTCGGGGGCCTGCGGCTTGTTGTGGTTTGGTGGGAATTAAACCATCCAGAGGCAGAGTGAGTAAAGCACCCGTAGGCGAACGCCTCGCTGGAATTGCCGTCAACGGGCCAATCGCCCGGACTGTCGCTGATGCTGCTGCCCTTTTGGATGCCATATCTGGCTACATGACAGGCGATCCTTACTGGTTGCCAGATCCCGAACCATCATTTCTCGCCGCAACTGGGACAAAACTCGGCGCTTTGCGAATTGCCTTTGACACTAGTATTTCTCCTTTGGGAGAAGCTGACGCCAACTGTCAGCAAGGTGTCCGCCAAACAATCCAGTTATTAGAACAACTTGGCCACCACGTTGAACAAAAATCCCCAGATTTTAGCGGTTTAGTTGAACCATTTCAAATCGTTTGGCAAGCTGGGGTAGCTGCATCAGGACTTCCTGTTGAAGCCTTGCAGCCATTGAATCGCTGGCTATTTGCACGTACAGGTTCCGTTGGAGAATACCTGCAAGCAGTTTCCCAAATGCAGATAGTGGCACGGCAAATTGTGGCGTTTTTCGATACCGTGGATGTGCTGGTATTGCCAGTTTATCTACATTCACCTATCCGCGTTGGGGAATGGGCTTCGCTCAGTCCAGAAGAGACATTCCAAAATATTATTGAGTGGGTTGCCCCTTGTCCGCCTGCAAATGCAACTGGACAACCTGCGATCGCAATTCTTGTCGGCTTTGACAGTAAGGGTTTACCCATCAGTGTGCAGCTAATTGGTAAACCTGCCGCTGAAGCCACAATCATCAGCCTAGCAGCACAATTAGAAGCGGCTAACCCTTGGATTCATCATCGTCCAGCCTTTGCAATATCAGGCTAA
- a CDS encoding Crp/Fnr family transcriptional regulator, whose amino-acid sequence MQASLEQLSQIIVFAGLKTAEKIGLQTYTQVQRHRKGEIILHEGDRLPAQLYAVVSGSIQITKTATTGKETILRALTAGEIFAAPALLGNGISPATVTAESDCEILTVERDALLKAIGENPEIALRMLMVFNSRIQQLHETVHGLVSERAIVRLARLIQYFAAESGTESSPQGECLKVKLSYYRMARSSGITYEECVRLIKSLKPVIAYRRGGTIIILDPEKLDAIASGDID is encoded by the coding sequence ATGCAAGCGTCCCTGGAACAACTTTCGCAAATTATTGTGTTTGCAGGTTTAAAAACAGCAGAGAAGATCGGTTTGCAAACTTACACTCAGGTGCAACGCCATCGCAAAGGAGAGATTATTCTCCATGAAGGCGATCGCCTACCAGCACAACTCTATGCTGTTGTCAGTGGATCAATTCAAATTACCAAAACAGCAACAACGGGGAAAGAAACAATTCTCCGTGCCTTAACTGCTGGGGAAATTTTTGCGGCTCCTGCTTTGTTGGGAAATGGAATTTCTCCGGCAACTGTCACTGCTGAATCTGATTGTGAAATCCTCACTGTAGAGCGAGATGCTTTATTAAAAGCTATTGGAGAAAACCCTGAAATTGCCTTACGAATGCTGATGGTTTTTAACAGTCGGATTCAGCAATTACATGAAACAGTCCACGGATTAGTTTCTGAAAGAGCTATTGTTCGCCTTGCGAGATTAATTCAATATTTTGCTGCTGAATCGGGAACTGAATCTAGTCCACAAGGCGAATGTTTAAAAGTCAAATTATCTTATTATCGGATGGCTCGAAGTAGCGGCATTACTTACGAAGAATGCGTGCGATTAATTAAAAGTCTCAAACCAGTAATTGCTTATCGCCGGGGTGGGACGATTATCATACTTGATCCTGAGAAATTAGATGCGATCGCATCTGGAGATATAGATTAG